A region from the Nitrospira sp. genome encodes:
- the argH gene encoding argininosuccinate lyase yields the protein MASRRSGKAGAGKPSKAWAGRFREPTDRLVEAFTRSIAVDKRLYAHDIRGSIAHCQTLAKAGVLSRRETATIVRGLQLVQHELERERFTFLPEDEDIHMAIERRLTELIGPVGGKLHTGRSRNDQVALDVRLYVRDQLTVLIGRLTEFQRVLVTQATEHLDVPMPGYTHLQRAQPVLLAHHLLAYVEMFLRDKARLADARTRVNVMPLGSGALAGSNYPVDRLYTAALLDFPAVTQNSLDAVSDRDFMIEVASALAIVMMHLSRMSEELILWATQEFHFVDLPDGFCTGSSMMPQKKNPDVPELVRGKTGRVYGHLIGLMTTLKALPLSYNRDLQEDKPALFDALDTTQDCVEVMTELMRRLNVDRAALTRALTGGGMLATELADYLVIKGVPFREAHAITGRVVRWALDAGRELSELTVKELCVFSPRFEKSVLDRLTVQGAIDRKAQIGGTARLQVVRRLKELAKLLA from the coding sequence ATGGCCAGTCGGAGATCCGGCAAAGCAGGGGCAGGCAAGCCGAGCAAAGCATGGGCGGGACGGTTTCGCGAGCCCACCGATCGGTTGGTCGAAGCCTTCACCCGTTCCATTGCGGTGGATAAGCGGTTGTACGCGCACGATATCCGCGGCAGCATCGCCCATTGCCAGACGCTGGCCAAGGCCGGTGTGCTCAGTCGTCGCGAGACCGCGACAATCGTCCGTGGTCTGCAATTGGTTCAGCACGAACTGGAGCGGGAACGGTTCACGTTTCTGCCGGAAGACGAAGATATTCACATGGCGATCGAGCGCCGATTGACCGAGTTGATCGGTCCGGTCGGCGGCAAATTGCATACGGGCCGCAGCCGGAACGATCAGGTGGCGCTCGATGTGCGGCTCTATGTGCGTGATCAGCTCACGGTTCTGATCGGACGGCTGACGGAATTCCAACGGGTATTGGTGACGCAGGCAACGGAACATCTTGATGTCCCGATGCCGGGCTACACGCACTTGCAGCGCGCGCAACCCGTGTTGTTGGCCCATCATCTGCTGGCGTACGTGGAAATGTTTCTGCGCGATAAGGCGCGTCTCGCGGATGCACGGACGCGGGTCAACGTGATGCCGCTGGGTTCCGGGGCGCTGGCGGGATCGAATTATCCGGTGGATCGCCTCTATACGGCGGCGCTATTAGACTTCCCTGCGGTGACGCAAAATAGCCTCGACGCGGTGTCCGACCGCGACTTCATGATTGAAGTGGCATCCGCGTTAGCGATCGTCATGATGCACTTATCGCGCATGAGCGAAGAACTCATTCTCTGGGCCACGCAGGAATTTCATTTTGTCGATCTGCCGGACGGATTCTGCACCGGCAGCAGCATGATGCCCCAGAAAAAGAATCCCGATGTGCCAGAGTTGGTGCGCGGGAAGACCGGCCGCGTCTACGGTCATCTCATCGGATTGATGACGACGTTGAAGGCCTTGCCGCTCAGTTACAACCGCGATTTGCAGGAAGATAAACCGGCGCTGTTCGACGCGCTCGACACCACGCAAGACTGCGTCGAAGTCATGACGGAGTTGATGCGCCGGCTCAACGTGGACCGGGCCGCGCTGACCCGCGCCCTCACGGGCGGCGGGATGTTGGCAACGGAGCTGGCTGACTATTTGGTGATCAAGGGTGTACCATTTCGGGAAGCGCACGCGATCACCGGTCGGGTCGTCCGGTGGGCCTTGGATGCCGGGCGCGAACTCTCCGAACTCACCGTCAAAGAGCTCTGCGTGTTTTCGCCTCGCTTCGAGAAATCCGTGCTGGATCGGCTTACGGTGCAGGGGGCCATCGACCGGAAGGCGCAGATTGGTGGAACTGCCAGGTTGCAAGTGGTTCGCCGCCTGAAGGAATTGGCGAAGTTGTTGGCATGA
- a CDS encoding DUF2628 domain-containing protein: protein MKPCQHCRQQNSEDANFCAQCGMALALTSSADSAGSTTAGAPPEATPYTPLATDQDLWRQFVGPKADYYLEQFKKFSSDGQPRFALSWNWPAFLYISFLWFLYRKMYLHAFVYAIGPMASTYVTGDMTVGLVWSVMAGATANYLYYWHCKEEIAEIKKAGKLNPAAQEAALQDAGGVQPYVIYVGIVLYVIALAGVAKMLEEGQLDGDKIPTRPAKPVSTVST from the coding sequence ATGAAACCCTGTCAGCACTGTCGCCAACAGAACTCTGAAGACGCCAACTTCTGCGCGCAATGTGGAATGGCCCTCGCCCTCACCTCGTCTGCCGACTCGGCTGGGAGTACGACTGCTGGTGCGCCACCCGAAGCAACACCCTACACGCCCCTCGCAACCGATCAGGATCTCTGGCGGCAGTTCGTCGGCCCGAAGGCCGATTATTATCTCGAACAGTTCAAGAAGTTTTCCTCCGACGGGCAGCCCAGATTCGCCCTCAGTTGGAACTGGCCGGCCTTCCTGTACATTTCGTTTCTCTGGTTTCTCTACCGGAAGATGTATCTGCACGCCTTTGTGTACGCCATCGGCCCCATGGCCTCGACCTATGTCACCGGCGACATGACCGTCGGCCTCGTGTGGAGCGTCATGGCCGGCGCCACGGCCAACTACCTGTACTACTGGCACTGCAAGGAAGAGATCGCAGAGATCAAGAAAGCGGGAAAGCTCAACCCCGCGGCGCAGGAGGCCGCCTTGCAGGACGCCGGCGGGGTCCAGCCGTATGTTATCTACGTGGGAATCGTGCTCTATGTGATTGCGCTGGCCGGCGTGGCCAAAATGCTTGAGGAAGGACAGCTGGACGGAGACAAGATCCCGACACGTCCGGCGAAGCCTGTTTCGACTGTCTCTACCTAG
- a CDS encoding 2,3-bisphosphoglycerate-dependent phosphoglycerate mutase, which translates to MARLVLLRHGESQWNLENRFTGWVDVPLSPRGIQEAKNAGDKLRGFSFNRAFTSVLARANETLRLALEGIGQTNIPIEKDKALNERMYGELQGLNKAETAKKYGDDQVKIWRRSFDVRPPGGESLKDTAERVLPYYESKIKPYVLKDETILIAAHGNSLRALVMELEQLTKEQVLELNIPTGAPLLYELDKNGKVVSHRYL; encoded by the coding sequence ATGGCTCGCTTGGTCTTGCTGCGTCACGGTGAATCGCAATGGAATCTGGAGAACCGGTTCACCGGCTGGGTCGATGTCCCGCTCTCCCCGCGCGGCATCCAAGAAGCCAAGAATGCCGGCGATAAGCTGCGCGGCTTCTCTTTCAACCGGGCGTTTACTTCTGTACTGGCCCGCGCAAATGAAACCTTGCGTCTGGCGCTTGAGGGCATCGGGCAAACGAATATCCCGATCGAGAAAGATAAAGCGCTGAACGAGCGGATGTACGGAGAGCTACAGGGGCTGAACAAGGCCGAGACGGCGAAGAAGTATGGCGACGACCAGGTCAAAATTTGGCGTCGGAGTTTTGATGTGCGTCCGCCGGGGGGAGAGAGCTTGAAGGATACGGCCGAGCGGGTGCTTCCCTACTATGAAAGCAAGATCAAGCCCTACGTCCTGAAGGACGAAACGATTCTGATCGCCGCCCATGGCAACAGCCTGCGCGCATTGGTCATGGAATTGGAACAGCTTACGAAGGAACAAGTGCTGGAACTCAACATCCCCACCGGCGCTCCGCTCCTGTACGAACTCGACAAGAACGGGAAGGTGGTGTCTCACCGATATTTGTAG
- the argF gene encoding ornithine carbamoyltransferase, whose amino-acid sequence MTTSRKSKKRAASFAKDLLDVATMPRPQIDALLRLATALKTKLRRGTAHSLLAGKTLGLLFQKPSTRTRVSFEAGMNQLGGHAMVLPMADIQLSRGESVPDTARVLSRYLDGIVIRTYDHGIVQEWAEEAAMPVINGLTDLSHPCQALSDLMTIKEKKGRLKGLKLAYVGDGNNVANSLIEAAAKVGMHIALGCPIGYQPDQHVVDRARQEAARYGSDIEVGVDPQIAVKDADVLYTDVWISMGREREQARRLRTLAPYQLNGRLLQKAKPDAIVMHCLPAHRGEEITAEVLDGPQSVIIDQAENRLHMQKAILVQLLTQKKGRA is encoded by the coding sequence ATGACAACTTCACGCAAGTCGAAGAAGCGGGCCGCCTCATTTGCCAAGGACTTGCTGGATGTGGCGACGATGCCGCGTCCCCAAATCGATGCCTTGTTGCGGCTGGCGACGGCGCTAAAGACGAAGTTGCGACGGGGCACTGCCCATTCGTTGTTGGCGGGGAAGACGCTCGGGCTGCTCTTTCAGAAGCCGTCGACCAGGACTCGCGTGTCGTTCGAGGCCGGCATGAATCAGTTGGGCGGCCATGCGATGGTCCTGCCCATGGCGGATATTCAACTTTCACGGGGCGAGAGTGTGCCGGATACCGCTCGTGTGCTGTCACGGTACCTCGACGGAATCGTGATCCGCACCTACGACCACGGCATTGTCCAGGAGTGGGCGGAAGAAGCCGCCATGCCGGTGATTAACGGATTGACCGATCTGAGCCATCCCTGCCAGGCGCTGTCTGACTTGATGACCATCAAGGAAAAGAAGGGGCGTCTCAAGGGACTGAAGCTCGCCTATGTCGGTGACGGGAACAATGTGGCGAATTCGTTGATTGAGGCAGCCGCCAAGGTGGGAATGCACATCGCGTTGGGGTGTCCCATCGGCTATCAACCGGATCAGCATGTGGTGGATCGGGCACGGCAGGAAGCGGCGCGCTATGGATCGGACATTGAGGTGGGGGTCGATCCGCAAATCGCCGTAAAAGATGCTGATGTGCTGTACACCGATGTCTGGATCAGCATGGGGCGCGAACGGGAACAAGCCCGGCGTTTGCGGACGCTGGCGCCCTATCAGTTGAATGGGCGGTTGCTACAGAAAGCGAAACCCGATGCCATTGTCATGCATTGCCTGCCGGCGCATCGCGGCGAAGAAATCACGGCCGAAGTGCTCGATGGGCCACAGTCCGTCATTATCGATCAAGCGGAAAATCGGCTGCATATGCAGAAAGCGATCTTGGTTCAGTTGCTGACTCAGAAGAAAGGCAGGGCATAA
- a CDS encoding acetylornithine transaminase has protein sequence MPTEELKDYAAKYLMQTYARQPISIVRGRGAKVYDMEGREYIDFVGGIAVNILGHGHPDLVQAIQRQAAQLIHVSNLYYTEPQVRLAQMLVDHSCADRVFFCNSGAEANEAAIKLARRYGHEKHGANRFEIITMKNSFHGRTMATLTATGQEKVQKGFEPLVPGFVYAPFNDFAAIESLVTEKTTAIMLEPIQGEGGVHVADQAYLKNLRELCTQKDILLIFDEVQTGMGRTGTLFAYEQLGVEPDIMTLAKGLGGGMPIGACLAKEAVAAVFTAGSHASTFGGNPLACAAGLAVCRILIEGRVLEQARRMGDYLAKGLADFKDRHRAVRDVRGLGLLQGLEVEIDAKAVVADCLSRGVLVNATSERVLRFVPPLIISQAEIDRVLETLSSIFNQRTMAEKDQPH, from the coding sequence ATGCCGACAGAGGAACTTAAAGATTACGCAGCCAAGTATTTGATGCAAACCTATGCGCGTCAGCCGATTTCAATCGTGCGGGGGCGTGGAGCCAAGGTCTACGACATGGAAGGCCGGGAGTACATCGACTTTGTCGGTGGCATCGCGGTCAATATTTTGGGGCATGGCCATCCGGATCTGGTACAGGCGATCCAGCGCCAGGCGGCCCAGCTGATCCATGTGTCGAACCTCTACTACACGGAGCCGCAGGTCAGACTCGCGCAAATGCTGGTCGATCATTCGTGCGCCGACCGGGTCTTTTTCTGCAACAGCGGCGCGGAGGCGAATGAAGCGGCGATTAAGCTGGCGCGGCGCTACGGGCATGAGAAGCACGGCGCGAACCGGTTCGAGATCATCACGATGAAGAATTCCTTCCACGGCCGCACGATGGCGACGCTGACGGCGACCGGCCAGGAGAAGGTGCAGAAAGGCTTTGAGCCGCTCGTTCCGGGGTTTGTCTATGCGCCGTTCAACGATTTTGCGGCGATTGAATCGCTCGTCACGGAGAAGACCACGGCGATCATGTTGGAGCCGATTCAGGGTGAGGGGGGCGTGCATGTCGCCGATCAAGCCTATCTGAAGAATCTGCGGGAGCTGTGCACGCAGAAGGATATCCTCCTGATTTTCGACGAAGTCCAGACCGGAATGGGGCGGACCGGGACGTTGTTTGCCTATGAGCAACTGGGCGTGGAGCCCGACATCATGACCCTGGCCAAGGGGCTCGGCGGCGGGATGCCGATCGGCGCCTGTTTGGCCAAAGAGGCGGTCGCTGCAGTCTTCACGGCCGGGTCGCATGCCTCGACATTCGGCGGCAATCCGTTGGCCTGCGCTGCGGGGCTCGCGGTCTGTCGGATCTTGATCGAAGGGCGTGTGCTTGAACAGGCCCGGCGCATGGGGGATTATCTGGCTAAAGGGCTGGCCGACTTCAAAGACCGCCATCGCGCGGTGCGGGACGTTCGAGGATTGGGGTTGTTACAGGGCCTGGAAGTGGAGATTGATGCGAAAGCCGTCGTGGCGGACTGTTTGAGCCGCGGCGTGCTGGTGAATGCCACCAGTGAACGGGTGCTGCGGTTTGTGCCGCCGCTCATCATTTCCCAGGCGGAAATCGATCGCGTCCTGGAGACGTTATCGTCCATCTTCAATCAACGGACGATGGCGGAAAAGGATCAGCCGCACTGA
- a CDS encoding argininosuccinate synthase: protein MKQTSIKKIVLAYSGGLDTSVILKWLQETYQAEVIAFCADLGQGEDLQAIKAKAKKLGVKKVYVEDLRETFVKDYVFPMLRGNAMYEGCYLLGTSIARPLIARRQAEIALQEGAEAVSHGATGKGNDQVRFELTYMALAPGLKIIAPWREWTLRSRRECIEYADKHGIPVTATKAKPYSMDLNLFHVSYEGGILEDPWKSPPDEIFQMTVSPEKAPNKPLEVEIEYELGNPVAVDGKKMSPAKLLAHLNKLGGAHGIGRVDLVENRYVGMKSRGVYETPGGTILHVAHRGLESLTMDREVLHFRDSLIPRFADLIYNGYWFSPEREMMQVAIDEAQRDVSGTARVKLYKGSCTLAGRKSKNSLYRLDIATFEEDDVYNQKDAEGFIRLNALRLKIRAQRRKAKS from the coding sequence ATGAAACAGACATCGATCAAGAAAATTGTCCTCGCGTATTCCGGCGGGCTTGATACCTCAGTCATCTTGAAGTGGTTGCAGGAAACTTATCAGGCGGAAGTGATTGCGTTTTGTGCGGATCTCGGCCAGGGCGAAGACCTGCAGGCGATCAAGGCGAAAGCCAAGAAGCTGGGTGTGAAGAAGGTCTATGTCGAGGACCTGCGCGAGACCTTCGTGAAGGACTACGTGTTTCCGATGTTGCGTGGGAACGCAATGTACGAAGGTTGCTATCTCCTGGGTACATCGATTGCGCGGCCGCTCATCGCCCGCCGCCAGGCCGAAATCGCGTTGCAGGAGGGGGCCGAGGCGGTGTCGCATGGCGCGACCGGGAAGGGCAACGATCAGGTCCGGTTCGAGCTGACCTATATGGCGCTGGCTCCAGGGCTGAAGATCATTGCGCCCTGGCGCGAGTGGACCCTGCGATCACGGCGCGAATGTATCGAGTATGCCGACAAGCACGGCATTCCCGTGACGGCGACGAAAGCCAAGCCCTACAGTATGGACCTCAATCTTTTTCATGTGAGTTACGAGGGCGGCATCCTTGAAGATCCCTGGAAGTCTCCGCCGGATGAAATTTTCCAGATGACGGTGTCTCCTGAAAAGGCGCCCAACAAGCCGCTGGAAGTCGAAATCGAGTATGAGCTGGGAAACCCGGTCGCCGTTGACGGCAAAAAGATGAGCCCGGCAAAGCTGCTCGCGCACCTCAACAAGCTGGGCGGGGCCCATGGGATAGGCCGGGTCGATCTGGTCGAAAACCGCTATGTCGGGATGAAGTCCCGTGGTGTGTACGAAACGCCGGGCGGGACGATTCTGCACGTCGCGCATCGTGGACTCGAATCGCTCACGATGGATCGGGAGGTGCTGCACTTCCGTGACAGCCTGATTCCGCGGTTTGCCGATCTGATTTACAACGGATACTGGTTCAGCCCGGAACGGGAAATGATGCAAGTAGCGATCGACGAAGCGCAAAGAGATGTTTCCGGGACGGCCCGCGTGAAGCTCTATAAGGGGAGTTGCACTCTCGCCGGCCGGAAGTCGAAGAATTCCCTCTACCGGCTGGATATTGCGACGTTTGAAGAAGACGATGTGTACAACCAGAAAGATGCCGAGGGTTTCATCCGGTTGAACGCGCTGCGGTTGAAGATCCGGGCACAGAGGCGGAAAGCGAAGTCCTAA